The Niastella koreensis GR20-10 genome includes a window with the following:
- the gldF gene encoding gliding motility-associated ABC transporter permease subunit GldF: MWSVCKKEFRQFFSSLTGYIAIVVFLLLNGLFLFVFPDTNILDFGFATLDKFFELAPWILLLLIPAITMRSFADEFKGGTFEILQTKPLSRWQLVSGKYFGALGVVIIALIPTIIYPISVQQLAATGGGIDMGGTIGSYIGLVLLAGVFVAIGIACSSFTNNAVVAFIAGAFLCFVLYSGFNAISRIPALQAGADYYVEMLGIDFHYRSVSRGVVDSRDLIYFLSIILFFLIFTNRNLLKR; this comes from the coding sequence ATGTGGTCGGTTTGTAAAAAAGAGTTCCGGCAGTTTTTCAGTAGCCTTACAGGCTATATTGCCATCGTTGTATTCTTATTATTGAATGGGTTATTCCTGTTTGTATTTCCCGATACCAATATCCTTGATTTTGGGTTTGCCACCCTTGACAAATTTTTTGAACTGGCTCCCTGGATATTGTTATTGCTGATACCAGCGATTACCATGCGCAGTTTTGCCGATGAGTTCAAAGGCGGCACCTTTGAAATATTGCAAACCAAGCCGCTTAGCCGCTGGCAACTGGTTTCAGGAAAATATTTCGGCGCGCTGGGCGTAGTAATAATCGCATTAATCCCCACCATAATATATCCCATCAGTGTACAGCAGCTGGCTGCCACCGGCGGTGGTATAGATATGGGCGGAACCATTGGTTCATACATCGGTTTGGTTTTACTGGCCGGCGTATTTGTAGCCATCGGTATAGCCTGTAGTAGTTTTACGAATAATGCGGTGGTGGCCTTTATTGCAGGCGCCTTCCTTTGTTTTGTGCTGTACAGCGGGTTCAATGCCATCAGCCGCATACCGGCATTACAGGCAGGGGCCGATTATTACGTTGAAATGCTGGGCATCGACTTTCATTACCGCAGCGTAAGCAGGGGCGTGGTCGACAGCCGCGACCTCATTTATTTTCTCAGCATCATTCTGTTCTTTTTGATCTTTACCAA
- a CDS encoding HesB/IscA family protein, protein MIFVSEKAKEKVDKLMEESSQTADAGYFLRVSVVGGGCSGLSYKMDFDNQSKPGDQVFEDKGLKVVTDMKSFLYLFNTTLEFSEGLNGKGFYFNNPNASRTCACGESFSV, encoded by the coding sequence ATGATATTCGTAAGCGAAAAAGCAAAAGAGAAAGTAGATAAACTGATGGAAGAATCTTCCCAAACCGCCGACGCGGGTTATTTCCTGCGCGTATCGGTAGTTGGGGGCGGTTGTTCTGGTCTTAGCTATAAAATGGATTTTGATAACCAATCAAAACCCGGTGACCAGGTATTTGAAGACAAAGGCCTGAAAGTGGTTACCGATATGAAGAGCTTCCTCTACCTGTTCAATACCACCCTCGAATTTTCGGAAGGGTTGAATGGTAAAGGCTTTTACTTCAACAACCCCAATGCCAGCCGCACCTGCGCCTGCGGCGAAAGCTTCTCTGTATAG
- a CDS encoding IscS subfamily cysteine desulfurase, with protein MLNLPIYLDHNATTPCDPRVMEVMLPYFTEQFGNAASRSHSFGWQAEEAVDYAREQVARLIGAEPKEIIFTSGATEGDNLAIKGVFEMYAGKGNHIITCVTEHKAVLDTCKHIEKLGGTVTYLPVNKEGLIDLQQLEAAITPRTILIAIMYANNETGTIQPVKAIGALAKKHSVLFFTDATQAVGKIPVDVIKDEIDILACSAHKLYGPKGVGALYVRRKNPRVRLTAQMDGGGHEKGMRSGTLNVPGIAGFGKAADICRQQLEADGERMSRLRNKLENALLQLDATYVNGSRAHRLPHVANLSFNFVNGDQLMMGLNKEIALSSGAACTSASMEPSYVLKALGVEDDLAHSSLRFSIGRYTTEEQIDYVIERVKKTVEQLRTLNIIC; from the coding sequence ATGTTAAACCTCCCCATATACCTCGATCACAACGCTACCACGCCCTGCGACCCAAGGGTAATGGAAGTGATGTTGCCCTATTTCACCGAACAGTTTGGCAATGCGGCCAGCCGCAGCCATTCCTTTGGCTGGCAGGCAGAAGAAGCGGTAGATTATGCCCGTGAGCAGGTGGCCAGGTTAATAGGGGCCGAACCAAAAGAAATCATCTTTACCTCGGGCGCTACCGAAGGCGATAACCTCGCCATAAAAGGCGTGTTTGAAATGTATGCCGGCAAGGGCAACCACATAATTACCTGCGTTACCGAACACAAGGCCGTGCTGGATACCTGTAAGCATATAGAAAAATTGGGTGGAACCGTAACGTATCTCCCCGTAAATAAAGAAGGCCTCATAGATCTGCAGCAACTGGAAGCCGCCATTACCCCGCGCACCATTCTCATCGCTATCATGTACGCGAATAATGAAACAGGCACCATTCAGCCCGTGAAGGCGATAGGCGCCCTGGCTAAAAAGCACAGCGTATTGTTCTTTACCGATGCCACGCAGGCAGTGGGTAAAATACCGGTTGATGTAATAAAAGATGAGATCGACATCCTGGCCTGCAGCGCCCATAAATTATACGGGCCAAAAGGCGTAGGCGCTTTGTATGTACGGCGTAAGAATCCCCGTGTACGCCTCACCGCCCAAATGGATGGCGGCGGTCACGAAAAAGGCATGCGTAGTGGTACCCTGAATGTACCCGGTATTGCCGGTTTTGGCAAAGCAGCCGACATTTGCCGCCAGCAGCTGGAAGCAGATGGTGAGCGCATGAGCCGGCTGCGCAATAAGCTGGAAAATGCCCTGCTGCAACTGGATGCTACTTATGTAAACGGCAGCCGGGCGCACCGCCTGCCCCATGTAGCCAATCTTTCGTTTAACTTTGTAAATGGCGACCAGCTGATGATGGGCCTGAACAAGGAAATCGCCCTCTCTTCCGGCGCAGCTTGTACCAGCGCCTCCATGGAACCCAGTTACGTGCTGAAAGCCCTGGGGGTGGAAGATGACCTGGCCCATAGTTCTTTACGGTTTTCCATTGGCCGGTATACTACCGAAGAGCAGATCGATTATGTGATAGAGCGGGTGAAGAAGACGGTGGAGCAGTTGAGGACCTTGAACATAATTTGCTAA
- the mce gene encoding methylmalonyl-CoA epimerase, whose translation MLKVEHIGIAVRELGNSIPLFEKLLNTPCYKTEQVESEKVSTAFFKTGDTKIELLESSSAEGVIARFIDKKGEGIHHIAFEVADIEAEMKRLVSEGFVLLNEQPKRGADNKLVCFLHPKNTNGVLIELCMSIDN comes from the coding sequence ATGTTGAAAGTTGAACACATTGGCATTGCCGTTCGGGAATTAGGGAATTCGATTCCCCTGTTTGAAAAGCTGCTGAATACTCCCTGTTATAAAACGGAGCAGGTGGAAAGCGAAAAGGTATCTACCGCCTTTTTTAAAACCGGTGATACCAAAATTGAATTGCTGGAAAGCAGCAGCGCCGAAGGCGTGATTGCCCGCTTTATTGATAAAAAGGGCGAGGGCATTCACCACATTGCTTTTGAAGTGGCAGATATTGAGGCAGAAATGAAACGGCTGGTGAGTGAGGGATTTGTATTGTTAAATGAACAACCTAAACGCGGTGCAGACAACAAGTTAGTGTGCTTTTTACACCCAAAGAATACCAATGGCGTGCTGATTGAACTGTGTATGTCAATAGACAATTGA
- a CDS encoding MarR family winged helix-turn-helix transcriptional regulator: MSAFDPERHLTNVDYKIVAALEKISEVFRVLLWTEAKEHKLSPIQMQLLIFIKYHNSDKQRRIASMAREFNMTKATISDSIKVLEQKGLIERADDMLDSRSFNFSLTDKGVKLTGMIENFTKPLDGAIATLSIPQKNEFLVSVLDLIFRLNQNGIISTQRMCYNCYYYNGDRQQNHFCNLMQKELAIDELRIECPEHKSTDNRQ, encoded by the coding sequence ATGTCAGCATTTGACCCCGAGCGTCATCTTACTAATGTAGACTACAAGATAGTAGCCGCTTTGGAGAAAATTTCTGAAGTCTTCAGGGTTTTGTTATGGACGGAAGCCAAAGAACATAAGCTAAGTCCTATTCAAATGCAGTTGCTGATCTTTATCAAGTATCATAACTCCGATAAGCAACGCCGCATAGCCTCCATGGCCCGTGAGTTCAATATGACCAAGGCCACCATCAGCGATTCAATAAAAGTACTGGAACAGAAAGGGTTGATCGAAAGAGCAGATGACATGCTCGATAGCCGCAGTTTTAATTTTTCGCTTACTGATAAGGGCGTGAAGCTAACGGGGATGATCGAGAACTTTACCAAACCGTTAGATGGCGCTATTGCCACCCTGAGCATCCCACAAAAAAATGAGTTCCTGGTATCGGTGCTCGATCTCATCTTCCGGCTGAATCAAAACGGCATCATTTCTACCCAGCGCATGTGTTACAACTGTTATTACTACAATGGCGACCGCCAGCAGAACCACTTTTGCAACCTCATGCAAAAAGAACTGGCCATTGATGAACTGCGCATTGAATGCCCGGAACATAAGTCAACAGACAATAGGCAATAG
- a CDS encoding T9SS type A sorting domain-containing protein: MKAVFVTLFIMLSATSLMASKKSSNTDGDWDTNTIWNPNSVPGSNDTIVINAGDTVTLAGNHNLNNVVIIVLGRLDLSNNGKLNLDAASKIYVQTGGIIIGNGNSDQIKLGSNMKWNGSDPPVVGPQYADNGTGGGFAPWTVLAANFQSFYVTRQGTNIQLSWSTSTEVNNAYYAIEKSTDSRTWNQIAQVTGAGTTDVANNYGYADKSSTNGDVYYRIRLISTNGANLYSAIRSLHNGNNTVTNIFASSNKTITIDFNSDVKDNVSIQLINMSGQIIVRKEFSQASYRLIVDAMSAGSGVYAVRVSDSKGWSEVKKIAL; this comes from the coding sequence ATGAAAGCCGTGTTCGTAACCCTATTTATCATGCTGTCGGCTACCAGCCTGATGGCAAGTAAGAAAAGTTCCAATACAGATGGTGATTGGGACACTAATACAATCTGGAATCCCAACAGCGTGCCGGGAAGTAATGACACTATAGTGATTAACGCTGGTGATACAGTAACACTTGCCGGCAATCACAATTTGAATAATGTAGTAATTATAGTATTGGGAAGGTTAGACCTTTCCAACAACGGTAAATTAAACCTGGATGCTGCCAGCAAAATTTACGTACAAACCGGTGGAATAATAATAGGGAATGGAAACAGTGATCAAATAAAGCTGGGCTCCAATATGAAATGGAATGGCTCAGATCCCCCGGTAGTCGGCCCTCAATATGCAGATAATGGCACAGGCGGCGGCTTTGCCCCCTGGACGGTTCTTGCAGCAAACTTTCAATCGTTTTATGTAACCCGGCAGGGTACAAATATCCAGCTAAGCTGGTCAACAAGTACAGAAGTGAACAATGCTTATTATGCTATAGAAAAAAGTACCGATTCCCGCACCTGGAATCAAATAGCGCAGGTAACCGGCGCAGGTACAACCGATGTGGCTAACAATTATGGTTATGCCGATAAAAGCAGTACAAATGGCGATGTGTATTACCGCATACGACTGATAAGTACCAATGGCGCAAACCTGTATTCAGCCATTCGCAGCCTTCATAACGGCAACAATACTGTTACAAACATCTTTGCTTCTTCAAACAAAACAATTACCATCGACTTTAACAGCGATGTAAAAGATAACGTTTCCATACAGTTGATAAACATGAGCGGACAGATTATAGTGCGTAAGGAATTTAGTCAGGCTTCTTACCGGCTTATCGTAGACGCGATGAGTGCCGGCTCCGGTGTGTATGCAGTACGGGTAAGTGATAGTAAAGGCTGGAGCGAGGTTAAGAAAATAGCGTTGTAG
- a CDS encoding ribonuclease III family protein, translating into MGILDRFLGKEENLSFKKNLRNVLGFTPGKLALYKAALTHRSVRDSADENNERLEYLGDAILSGIVADFLFKKYPYKEEGFLTEMRSKMVNRNKLNEIAIKMGLKKITFFNKFDNSLKMSQIFGNTLEAVVGAIYLDRGFDKTKVWVFECIIIPHLYMEDLELLEINHKNKLYGWANKNGKNLEFETLDERIEGGRRLFTIGAVVDGELLAEGKAYNKKDASQIAAAIAIDKLGLNKQVEPEED; encoded by the coding sequence GTGGGAATCCTGGACCGCTTTTTAGGCAAAGAAGAGAATCTTTCTTTTAAAAAGAATCTGCGCAATGTACTGGGTTTTACCCCGGGCAAGCTCGCATTATATAAGGCTGCCCTTACCCATAGGTCGGTAAGGGATAGTGCCGATGAAAATAATGAACGGCTCGAGTACCTCGGAGATGCTATTCTCAGTGGGATCGTAGCCGATTTTCTTTTTAAAAAATATCCCTACAAAGAAGAAGGTTTCCTTACCGAAATGCGGTCCAAAATGGTGAACCGGAATAAACTCAATGAGATTGCCATCAAAATGGGTTTAAAAAAGATCACCTTCTTTAATAAGTTCGACAATTCCCTTAAAATGAGCCAGATTTTTGGTAACACCCTCGAAGCGGTGGTGGGCGCCATTTATCTTGACCGGGGATTCGATAAAACCAAAGTATGGGTATTTGAATGCATCATCATTCCCCATTTGTACATGGAAGACCTGGAACTTCTCGAAATCAACCATAAGAATAAACTCTACGGCTGGGCCAATAAAAATGGTAAGAACCTCGAATTTGAGACCCTCGACGAACGCATTGAAGGCGGCCGCCGCCTGTTTACCATTGGCGCCGTAGTAGATGGCGAGCTCCTCGCCGAAGGCAAAGCCTACAATAAAAAAGACGCCTCCCAGATAGCCGCCGCTATCGCTATTGATAAATTAGGCCTGAATAAGCAGGTAGAGCCGGAAGAAGACTAA
- the fabF gene encoding beta-ketoacyl-ACP synthase II — MQLKRVVVTGIGALTPIGNNLEEYWNGLINGVSGADFITQFDASKFKTRFACELKNFDPLNYLDRKEIKRIDRFTQTAIIASDQAVTDAGINKDNVNVDRVGVVFASGIGGLITFQEEVTNFAKGDGTPRFNPFFIPKMILDIAAGHISMRHGFRGPNFAVVSACASSTNAIMDAFNLIRLGKADIILTGGAENVISEAGVGGFNAMKALSERNDDPKTASRPYDKDRDGFVMGEGSGVLVVEELEHALKRGAKIYCEIAGCGATADAHHITAPHPEGLGAKNVMLVAFEDAGMKAEDIDYVNTHGTSTPLGDIAEIKAITDVFGEHAFKVNISSTKSMTGHCLGAAGVIEAIACIQAVVHDIVPPTINHFTDDPELDSRLNFTFEKAQKRTVRAALSNTFGFGGHNACVIVKKFEA; from the coding sequence ATGCAATTGAAACGAGTTGTTGTGACCGGTATTGGTGCTCTTACACCTATCGGAAATAATTTAGAAGAATATTGGAACGGACTCATTAATGGAGTATCCGGTGCCGATTTTATTACCCAGTTTGATGCCTCCAAATTCAAAACACGCTTTGCCTGCGAGTTAAAGAATTTCGACCCGTTGAATTACCTCGACCGCAAGGAAATCAAAAGAATAGACCGTTTTACCCAAACTGCCATAATCGCCAGTGACCAGGCAGTGACCGACGCCGGCATTAATAAAGATAATGTCAACGTTGACCGGGTAGGGGTTGTATTCGCCAGCGGAATCGGAGGTCTTATAACGTTCCAGGAAGAAGTGACGAACTTCGCCAAAGGCGATGGCACCCCGCGCTTCAATCCTTTCTTCATCCCCAAGATGATCCTGGATATTGCAGCTGGTCATATCTCCATGCGACATGGTTTTCGTGGTCCCAATTTTGCGGTAGTTAGTGCCTGTGCTTCTTCTACCAACGCCATTATGGATGCGTTTAACCTCATCAGGTTAGGTAAGGCAGATATCATCTTAACCGGTGGCGCTGAAAATGTTATCAGCGAAGCCGGGGTGGGTGGTTTCAATGCCATGAAAGCCCTGAGCGAGCGCAACGACGATCCTAAAACCGCCAGCCGCCCGTACGACAAAGACCGTGATGGTTTTGTTATGGGGGAAGGCTCAGGGGTACTGGTAGTGGAGGAACTGGAACACGCTTTAAAACGTGGAGCTAAAATTTATTGCGAAATTGCTGGTTGCGGAGCTACTGCCGATGCGCATCATATTACTGCCCCGCATCCTGAAGGACTGGGCGCTAAAAACGTAATGTTGGTTGCTTTTGAAGACGCCGGCATGAAAGCCGAGGATATTGATTATGTCAATACCCATGGAACTTCAACCCCGCTGGGCGATATTGCAGAAATAAAAGCGATCACCGATGTTTTTGGTGAACATGCCTTTAAAGTAAACATCAGTTCTACAAAATCCATGACGGGTCACTGTTTGGGCGCCGCCGGGGTTATAGAAGCAATAGCCTGTATTCAGGCTGTAGTGCACGATATTGTGCCGCCTACTATTAACCACTTTACCGACGACCCTGAGCTTGATTCGCGATTAAATTTCACCTTTGAAAAAGCCCAGAAGCGCACGGTACGTGCCGCTTTAAGTAATACATTTGGGTTTGGAGGCCATAACGCCTGCGTAATCGTGAAAAAGTTTGAAGCGTAG
- a CDS encoding acyl carrier protein has protein sequence MSDIATRVKKIIVDKLGVEEAEVTNEASFTNDLGADSLDTVELIMEFEKEFNISIPDEQAETITTVGQAVAYLEEHAKV, from the coding sequence ATGTCAGACATCGCAACAAGAGTTAAAAAGATCATTGTTGATAAGCTTGGTGTAGAAGAAGCAGAGGTTACCAATGAGGCTTCTTTCACCAATGATTTAGGTGCCGATTCTCTCGACACCGTGGAACTTATTATGGAATTTGAAAAGGAGTTCAATATTTCCATCCCTGATGAACAGGCTGAAACAATTACCACTGTTGGCCAGGCTGTAGCTTACTTAGAAGAGCATGCTAAGGTCTAA
- a CDS encoding GNAT family N-acetyltransferase: MALKIIDHGSREYQQMVQLRNEILRRPLGLQFTPEELEKEKEEILIGAFEEEKMLGCCMLIMEGPNSVRLRQMAVLNNLQGKGIGRALMQFAENIARDRGFLKITMHARKTAVGFYEKLGYRISGQEFEEVTIPHYVMEKML; the protein is encoded by the coding sequence ATGGCTTTAAAAATAATAGATCACGGTTCCCGGGAGTACCAGCAAATGGTTCAACTGCGTAATGAAATCCTGCGCAGACCGCTGGGTTTACAATTTACCCCCGAAGAACTGGAAAAAGAAAAAGAGGAGATTTTGATCGGCGCCTTTGAAGAAGAAAAGATGCTGGGTTGCTGTATGCTTATAATGGAGGGCCCCAACTCCGTTCGTTTGCGCCAGATGGCCGTTCTTAATAACCTGCAGGGTAAAGGTATTGGCCGGGCCCTGATGCAGTTTGCCGAAAACATCGCCCGCGACCGCGGTTTCCTGAAAATAACCATGCATGCCCGCAAAACAGCCGTAGGTTTTTACGAAAAGCTCGGTTACCGCATAAGCGGGCAGGAATTTGAAGAGGTTACTATCCCGCACTATGTTATGGAGAAGATGCTCTGA
- the mfd gene encoding transcription-repair coupling factor translates to MNLQELLNGYKNNPRLFSLADRLTFSQPQQVFCKNLHGSASAFVIGTIFQHEANSQLNHVIVCEDSEAAAYMHNTLENLTQALNLFFFPSSFKNRKNFRLLNSSHVMLRTEALTRFSSPMAGSNRVGALITYPEALFEKVVLPKTLAGNIIYLKSGDVIDVEALLRQLVDYGFSTTDFVYEPGQFALRGGILDIYSFGNEKPYRIELFGNDVDSIRIFDPETQLSERKLLQVSIIPNVETQFDEDAKISLFEFLPENTVYWFQDWELTKERLLTQEEDLQLFLDMQANNAVPKEAVEEDDKTIKTSIKADEFISGSLKKQLANRHVVEFGYQPGFMEDSEPTLHSPLTIDFNTKDQPAFNRQFDLLIKDLKSWEAKKFSLYLFAENPRQLERLNSIFEDLKAGIQFTPVPTSIHQGFIDEDLKVICYTDHQIFQRYHKYKVKQAYNKNKAITLRTLRELQPGDYVTHIDHGVGIYSGLQKLESNGKMQEAVRIIYRDSDILYVNINSLHKISKYTGKEGSVPKVNKLGSDAWNRLKEKTKTKVKEIAFDLITLYAQRKAQQGFQHAPDNYMQTELEASFIYEDTPDQSKATADVKKDMESPSPMDRLVCGDVGFGKTEIAIRAAFKSCCDGKQAAVLVPTTILAFQHFKTFSERLKDFPVTVDYVNRFKSAKEKKDTLKRLEEGKIDIIIGTHALLGKEVKYKDLGLLVVDEEQKFGVAHKEKIKTLRTNVDCLTLTATPIPRTLQFSLMGARDLSIMNTPPPNRQPIQTEVQVFNHDFIRDAIYYETERGGQVFFIHNRVQGLSEMAALIQGLCPDLSIGFAHGQLEGHILEERILDFIDKKYDVLICTNIVESGVDIPNVNTIIINNAHHFGLSDLHQLRGRVGRSNKKAFCYLLAPPMSTLPPDSRKRLQTLEQHSELGSGFQIAMRDLDIRGAGNLLGGEQSGFMAEIGFEMYQKVLEEAIKELKRTQFRELFKAEISKQEDYVQDCTIDTDLEILIPDSYVESITERLTLYTRLDNCDNEEELQAFAVELQDRFGPIPQQVEDLFDTVRVRRLAVELGFEKMLLKDDTLKCYFINKADSPYFESDIFHNILTFIQTQTNKARLKQNGKLFMLVVSDMGTMQKMVRFLSQMKEFVNKQETTA, encoded by the coding sequence ATGAATTTGCAGGAGTTGCTCAATGGGTATAAAAATAACCCCCGCCTTTTTTCACTGGCGGACAGGCTCACTTTTTCCCAACCCCAACAGGTTTTTTGTAAGAACCTGCACGGAAGCGCCTCCGCCTTTGTAATCGGCACTATTTTTCAGCACGAAGCCAACAGCCAGCTCAACCACGTAATAGTTTGTGAAGATTCAGAAGCGGCTGCTTACATGCACAATACGCTGGAAAACCTCACCCAGGCGTTGAACCTCTTTTTCTTCCCCAGCTCCTTTAAGAACAGAAAGAATTTCCGGTTGCTCAATTCTTCGCACGTGATGTTGCGAACAGAAGCGCTTACCCGGTTTTCTTCCCCCATGGCCGGCAGCAACCGCGTGGGCGCCCTTATTACGTATCCGGAGGCGCTGTTTGAAAAAGTAGTGTTGCCTAAAACCCTGGCGGGAAATATTATTTATCTGAAATCGGGCGACGTCATAGATGTAGAAGCGTTGTTGCGCCAGCTGGTTGACTATGGCTTTTCAACCACCGATTTTGTATACGAACCCGGGCAGTTCGCCTTACGCGGCGGCATCCTTGATATTTATTCATTCGGAAATGAAAAACCTTACCGCATTGAATTGTTTGGTAATGATGTGGACTCCATCCGCATTTTCGATCCTGAAACACAGTTGAGTGAGCGGAAACTGTTACAGGTAAGCATCATTCCCAACGTGGAGACCCAGTTTGACGAAGATGCCAAGATCTCCCTGTTTGAATTTCTTCCCGAAAACACGGTGTATTGGTTCCAGGACTGGGAGCTTACCAAAGAAAGACTGTTGACCCAGGAAGAAGACCTGCAACTGTTCCTGGACATGCAGGCCAACAATGCCGTACCCAAAGAGGCGGTAGAAGAGGACGACAAAACAATAAAGACCAGCATAAAGGCCGATGAGTTTATTTCAGGTTCCCTGAAAAAACAATTGGCCAATCGCCATGTGGTAGAGTTTGGCTATCAGCCGGGATTTATGGAGGATAGCGAGCCCACCCTGCACTCACCACTCACCATTGATTTCAACACCAAAGATCAGCCGGCCTTCAACCGCCAGTTCGATCTGCTGATAAAAGACCTGAAGTCGTGGGAAGCAAAGAAATTCAGTCTGTATTTGTTTGCAGAAAATCCCCGGCAGTTAGAACGGTTGAACAGCATTTTTGAAGACCTCAAAGCAGGCATCCAGTTCACCCCGGTGCCTACCAGCATCCACCAGGGATTTATTGATGAAGACCTGAAGGTGATCTGTTATACCGATCACCAGATTTTCCAGCGCTACCATAAATACAAGGTTAAACAGGCTTACAATAAGAATAAGGCCATTACCCTGCGTACCCTGCGCGAATTACAGCCGGGCGACTACGTTACCCACATCGACCATGGTGTAGGTATTTACAGTGGTCTGCAAAAGCTGGAATCGAACGGTAAAATGCAGGAAGCAGTGCGCATCATTTACCGCGATAGCGACATCCTGTATGTGAACATTAACTCGCTGCACAAGATCTCGAAGTACACCGGCAAGGAAGGTAGCGTACCCAAGGTGAACAAACTGGGCAGTGATGCCTGGAACAGGCTGAAAGAAAAAACCAAGACCAAGGTTAAGGAAATTGCCTTTGATTTGATTACCCTTTACGCGCAACGTAAGGCGCAGCAGGGCTTTCAGCATGCACCGGATAATTACATGCAAACCGAGCTGGAAGCTTCCTTTATATACGAAGATACGCCCGACCAGAGCAAGGCTACGGCCGATGTGAAGAAGGATATGGAATCGCCCTCGCCCATGGACCGGCTGGTGTGCGGCGACGTTGGCTTTGGTAAAACGGAGATCGCCATTCGCGCGGCATTCAAAAGCTGTTGCGATGGAAAGCAGGCCGCTGTACTGGTGCCTACCACCATCCTGGCGTTCCAGCATTTTAAAACATTCAGCGAACGGCTGAAAGATTTTCCGGTTACCGTTGATTATGTAAACCGGTTCAAATCGGCCAAGGAGAAAAAGGATACTTTAAAACGGCTCGAAGAAGGTAAGATAGATATCATTATTGGCACCCATGCCCTGTTAGGCAAGGAGGTTAAATATAAAGACCTGGGGCTTTTGGTCGTTGACGAAGAACAGAAATTTGGGGTGGCGCATAAAGAAAAGATCAAGACCCTGCGCACCAATGTAGACTGTTTAACCTTAACGGCAACGCCTATTCCGCGTACGTTACAGTTCAGTTTAATGGGCGCCCGCGACCTGAGTATTATGAATACGCCGCCGCCCAACCGGCAGCCCATACAAACGGAAGTACAGGTATTCAACCACGACTTCATCCGCGATGCCATTTATTATGAAACCGAGCGGGGCGGACAGGTATTCTTCATCCATAACCGCGTACAGGGATTGTCGGAAATGGCGGCCCTTATTCAGGGCTTGTGTCCCGACCTGAGCATTGGCTTTGCCCATGGCCAGCTGGAAGGTCATATCCTCGAAGAACGCATACTTGACTTTATTGATAAAAAGTACGACGTACTTATTTGTACCAATATCGTGGAGAGCGGGGTGGATATTCCCAACGTAAATACCATCATCATCAACAACGCCCATCACTTTGGATTAAGTGATCTGCACCAGTTACGGGGCAGGGTAGGGCGTAGCAATAAAAAGGCTTTTTGTTACCTGCTGGCTCCTCCCATGAGTACGTTGCCGCCCGACTCCAGAAAGCGGTTACAAACGCTGGAGCAGCACAGTGAGCTGGGCAGTGGCTTCCAGATAGCCATGCGCGACCTCGACATCCGCGGGGCAGGCAACCTGTTAGGAGGTGAACAAAGCGGCTTTATGGCCGAAATAGGTTTTGAAATGTACCAGAAGGTGCTGGAAGAAGCCATCAAGGAGTTGAAGCGTACGCAGTTCAGGGAATTATTTAAGGCAGAAATTTCCAAACAGGAAGATTATGTACAGGATTGCACCATCGATACCGATCTGGAGATCCTGATCCCCGATAGCTATGTAGAAAGCATCACCGAACGGTTAACGTTATATACCCGCCTGGATAATTGTGATAACGAAGAAGAGCTGCAGGCCTTTGCCGTTGAGTTGCAGGACAGGTTTGGGCCAATACCCCAGCAGGTGGAAGACCTGTTTGATACCGTGCGCGTTCGCCGCCTGGCCGTAGAGCTGGGTTTTGAAAAAATGTTGTTGAAAGACGACACGCTCAAATGCTATTTCATCAATAAAGCCGATAGCCCTTATTTTGAGTCGGATATTTTCCATAACATTCTCACCTTTATTCAAACCCAAACGAATAAAGCCCGCCTTAAGCAGAATGGAAAATTATTTATGCTGGTAGTATCAGATATGGGCACCATGCAAAAGATGGTACGCTTCCTGTCGCAAATGAAAGAGTTTGTGAACAAGCAGGAGACTACGGCTTAA